The following coding sequences are from one Aliarcobacter skirrowii CCUG 10374 window:
- the hemN gene encoding oxygen-independent coproporphyrinogen III oxidase, translating into MIDFAKFVKYSKPGPRYTSYPTAPEFSESFTQDDLKKYFKNQDKNRNLSLYFHLPFCRSACYFCGCNTIFTSKEDKKVRYIEYIKKELDILKKHLDTSRVVTQMHFGGGTPTYFSPSQLEDLIKKIKDIFPNFSLDAEISCEVDPRYFTKEHMDVLKAGGFNRLSFGVQDLDENVQKTIHRVQPFELTQNVIKIARDAGIKSINTDLIYGLPHQTKESFKTTLEKMLTLDVDRFAVFNYAHVPWLMKTMRKFDETTFPKPDEKLEMLKFTIDFFTSNGYKMVGMDHFAKPDDELFKAILKGELHRNFQGYTTKGGADLIGIGVTSIGNGVDYYAQNYKDLELWEKAIDNEDLPVFKGYKLSDDDILRQFVIMELMSNFSLNIKKVEEQFKINFKEYFDDALKALKEFEDAQLLKIFDDKIEVFATGTMLIRNICMPFDAYLNKIPEDKRRFSKTI; encoded by the coding sequence ATGATAGATTTCGCCAAATTCGTAAAATACTCAAAACCAGGACCAAGATATACTTCATATCCAACTGCACCTGAGTTTAGTGAAAGTTTTACACAAGATGATTTAAAAAAGTATTTTAAAAATCAAGATAAAAATAGAAATTTATCTCTATATTTTCACCTTCCTTTTTGTAGAAGTGCCTGTTATTTTTGTGGTTGTAATACTATTTTTACATCAAAAGAGGATAAGAAAGTAAGATATATTGAGTATATTAAAAAAGAGCTTGATATTTTAAAAAAACATTTAGATACTTCAAGAGTTGTAACTCAAATGCACTTTGGGGGAGGAACTCCAACATATTTTTCACCATCACAGCTAGAAGATTTAATAAAAAAAATCAAAGATATTTTTCCAAATTTTAGCCTTGATGCAGAGATATCTTGTGAAGTAGATCCAAGATATTTCACAAAAGAGCATATGGATGTTTTAAAAGCTGGTGGATTTAATAGACTTAGCTTTGGAGTTCAAGATTTAGATGAGAATGTACAAAAAACAATTCATAGAGTTCAACCATTTGAGCTTACACAAAATGTTATAAAAATAGCTAGAGATGCTGGAATTAAATCTATTAATACAGATTTAATCTATGGTTTACCACACCAAACAAAAGAGAGTTTTAAAACTACTTTAGAGAAGATGTTAACTTTAGATGTAGATAGATTTGCTGTATTTAATTATGCGCATGTTCCTTGGCTTATGAAAACTATGAGAAAATTTGATGAAACAACTTTTCCAAAACCAGATGAAAAACTTGAGATGCTAAAATTTACAATAGATTTTTTCACATCAAATGGCTATAAAATGGTTGGAATGGACCACTTTGCAAAACCAGATGATGAACTTTTTAAAGCTATTTTAAAAGGTGAACTTCATAGAAATTTCCAAGGATATACTACAAAAGGTGGTGCTGATTTAATTGGAATTGGTGTTACATCAATTGGAAATGGTGTTGATTATTATGCACAAAACTACAAGGATTTGGAACTTTGGGAAAAGGCTATTGATAATGAAGATTTACCAGTATTTAAAGGTTATAAACTATCAGATGATGATATTTTAAGACAATTTGTAATTATGGAACTTATGAGTAACTTCTCTTTAAATATCAAAAAAGTAGAAGAGCAATTTAAAATTAACTTTAAAGAGTATTTTGATGATGCACTAAAAGCTTTAAAAGAGTTTGAAGATGCACAACTTCTTAAAATATTTGATGACAAAATAGAGGTATTTGCCACAGGAACTATGCTAATTAGAAATATATGTATGCCTTTTGATGCTTATTTAAACAAAATTCCTGAAGATAAAAGAAGATTTTCTAAGACAATTTAA
- a CDS encoding diaminopimelate dehydrogenase encodes MNNQIKVAIVGYGNLGRGVELSISKNPDMSLVAVFSRRDPKSVTTINTPVYSVENILDFKDKVDVLILCGGSKDDLPIQGPLYAEHFNIVDSYDNHAEIPSYFASVDKVAKPNKKVGMISIGWDPGMFSINRLFGEALLPDGDTYTFWGKGLSQGHSDAIRRVEGVKAGVQYTIPSNSAIEKVRSGTRPSLSTKDKHTRECFVVLKDGADAKKVENEIKTMPNYFEPYDTTVNFISQEEFDKNHNTMPHGGFVIRSGNSSNGINQVIEYSLKLDSNPEFTASVLVAYARATYKLALKGDFGAKTAFDVAPNLLSAKSPADLVKELL; translated from the coding sequence ATGAATAATCAAATTAAAGTTGCAATTGTTGGATATGGAAATTTAGGAAGAGGTGTTGAACTTTCTATTTCAAAAAATCCTGATATGAGTTTGGTGGCTGTTTTTTCAAGAAGAGACCCAAAAAGTGTAACTACAATAAACACTCCTGTTTATAGTGTAGAAAATATTTTAGATTTTAAAGATAAAGTTGATGTTTTAATTCTTTGTGGTGGTTCAAAAGATGATTTACCAATACAAGGACCTTTATATGCAGAGCATTTTAATATTGTTGATAGTTATGATAACCACGCAGAAATTCCAAGCTATTTTGCAAGTGTTGATAAAGTTGCAAAGCCTAATAAAAAAGTAGGAATGATATCAATTGGTTGGGATCCTGGAATGTTCTCAATAAATAGACTTTTTGGAGAAGCACTTTTACCAGATGGAGATACATACACTTTTTGGGGTAAAGGTTTAAGTCAAGGACACTCAGATGCTATTAGAAGAGTTGAGGGTGTAAAAGCTGGAGTTCAATATACAATTCCATCAAATAGTGCTATTGAAAAAGTAAGAAGTGGAACAAGACCAAGCTTGAGTACAAAAGATAAACACACAAGAGAGTGTTTTGTTGTTTTAAAAGATGGTGCTGATGCTAAAAAGGTTGAAAATGAGATAAAAACAATGCCAAACTACTTTGAGCCTTATGATACAACTGTAAATTTTATCTCTCAAGAAGAGTTTGATAAAAATCACAACACTATGCCTCATGGTGGATTTGTAATTAGAAGTGGAAATAGTAGCAATGGTATTAATCAAGTAATTGAGTACTCTTTAAAACTTGATAGTAATCCAGAGTTTACAGCTAGTGTTTTAGTTGCTTATGCAAGAGCTACTTATAAGTTGGCTTTAAAAGGTGATTTTGGAGCAAAAACTGCATTTGATGTAGCACCAAATTTACTATCTGCAAAATCTCCTGCTGATTTAGTAAAAGAGCTTTTATAA